A single genomic interval of uncultured Desulfobulbus sp. harbors:
- a CDS encoding YajD family HNH nuclease encodes MKKVDYRNQALKILPWVCAKCGRDFSGKNLRELTVHHKDHNYKNNPPDGSNWELLCIYCHDNEHSRSLDAEWLPTDNPDGERGPSITHAPFANLSHLLENKTKNKK; translated from the coding sequence ATGAAAAAAGTCGATTATCGAAACCAAGCGCTCAAGATTCTCCCATGGGTCTGTGCAAAATGCGGACGAGATTTCTCCGGAAAAAACCTGCGCGAATTGACAGTCCATCACAAAGACCATAATTATAAAAACAACCCACCCGATGGAAGCAACTGGGAGTTGTTATGTATTTACTGCCACGATAACGAACACTCTCGTTCTCTCGACGCTGAATGGCTTCCTACTGATAATCCCGATGGGGAAAGAGGACCATCGATCACGCACGCTCCTTTCGCCAATCTTTCCCATCTTTTGGAAAACAAAACCAAAAATAAAAAATAG
- the rsxE gene encoding electron transport complex subunit RsxE, with protein sequence MANDKTPLQLVARGILSENPIFRLALSMCPAVGISTTVMNGFMLGIAVFFVQVCSSVTISLFKNKIHPRIRIPTYTLTIATWVTVIDLTLAATMPAAYAKMGIFVKLIVAFAIITMRLEMFACKESVHDSFWDGFGMGLGFMIGMMAIGFVRELLGSGAILGHDVLGFKPLLFFILPCAGFFVVGLMMAFFNWIEIVYKRYRKVKS encoded by the coding sequence ATGGCTAACGATAAAACACCGCTCCAGCTGGTTGCCCGGGGCATCCTCAGCGAAAATCCGATCTTCAGGCTGGCCCTGTCCATGTGCCCGGCGGTGGGTATTTCCACCACGGTCATGAATGGATTCATGCTCGGGATCGCGGTCTTTTTTGTCCAGGTCTGTTCCAGCGTGACCATATCCCTGTTCAAGAACAAAATTCATCCCCGTATCCGCATCCCCACCTATACCCTGACCATCGCCACCTGGGTGACGGTGATCGACCTTACCCTGGCGGCCACCATGCCGGCGGCCTACGCCAAGATGGGGATATTCGTCAAACTGATCGTCGCCTTTGCCATTATCACCATGCGGTTGGAGATGTTTGCCTGCAAGGAATCGGTCCATGATAGTTTTTGGGACGGTTTCGGCATGGGCCTGGGATTCATGATCGGGATGATGGCCATCGGTTTTGTGCGCGAACTGCTGGGCTCCGGAGCGATCCTCGGGCATGACGTCCTCGGATTCAAACCGCTGTTGTTTTTCATTCTGCCCTGCGCCGGCTTCTTTGTCGTCGGCCTGATGATGGCCTTTTTCAACTGGATTGAAATCGTCTACAAACGATACCGGAAGGTGAAATCATGA
- a CDS encoding FAD:protein FMN transferase — MNASELVCNRKRRSLLKLAGLLGLGAAVTGLVPTEKLESLLFRRNQYKVSETRLAMGTYVAITAIHPSRDQAEQAMGEAFAEIDRLTRLLTRFDEGSSIGVLNTTGYLDEVPEPVAAVITASHHYYQRTGGVFDITVKPLLDLYQTRFAAHQEPTEQDMAAAVKLIGLESLEVRGKTLAFARPGMGVTLDGIAKGYIVDQASALLRARGIENHLINGGGDIRVSGHAAQGKPWSIAVQNPDPNGQYPETFTLHSGAVATSGDYEVYYDREKLFHHIVNARTGHSPHFWESSSIVAPTVTEADALSTAVFLMEPKDGVRLIDTMPGCACLLLAKDRPKTHSRAWSSLTGKNIG; from the coding sequence ATGAATGCATCGGAACTTGTCTGTAACCGCAAGAGGCGGTCGCTTCTCAAACTCGCGGGCCTGCTTGGCCTTGGCGCGGCCGTAACCGGCCTGGTGCCGACGGAGAAGCTTGAATCCCTTCTTTTTCGCCGCAACCAATACAAGGTGAGCGAGACCCGCCTGGCCATGGGGACCTATGTGGCGATTACCGCCATCCATCCTTCGCGCGACCAGGCAGAGCAGGCCATGGGCGAGGCCTTTGCGGAAATTGACCGGCTCACCAGGCTGCTGACCCGTTTTGATGAAGGTTCGTCCATCGGGGTGCTCAATACTACCGGGTACCTGGACGAGGTGCCTGAACCCGTTGCCGCAGTCATCACCGCCTCGCACCATTATTACCAGCGAACCGGGGGTGTGTTCGACATCACGGTCAAGCCGCTGCTTGATCTGTATCAGACCCGGTTTGCCGCCCACCAGGAGCCGACCGAACAGGACATGGCCGCTGCCGTGAAGCTGATCGGCCTGGAGTCATTGGAGGTTCGTGGCAAAACGCTTGCCTTTGCCAGGCCCGGTATGGGGGTCACCCTGGACGGCATAGCCAAGGGCTATATTGTTGATCAGGCCTCGGCCCTGTTGCGAGCCCGGGGGATTGAAAATCACCTGATCAACGGCGGCGGCGATATCCGGGTCAGCGGCCATGCGGCCCAGGGAAAACCCTGGAGTATCGCCGTGCAGAACCCGGACCCAAACGGTCAATATCCGGAAACCTTTACCCTGCACAGCGGGGCCGTTGCCACCTCGGGCGACTATGAGGTGTATTATGATCGGGAAAAACTGTTCCATCATATCGTCAATGCCCGTACCGGCCATTCGCCCCATTTTTGGGAGAGTTCCAGTATCGTTGCGCCGACAGTGACCGAGGCCGATGCCCTGTCCACGGCAGTCTTTCTCATGGAGCCAAAGGACGGTGTGCGCCTCATTGACACCATGCCCGGATGCGCCTGCCTTCTGCTGGCAAAAGACCGGCCCAAAACCCATTCGCGGGCCTGGTCCTCTTTGACAGGAAAAAATATTGGTTGA
- a CDS encoding RnfABCDGE type electron transport complex subunit D, with the protein MSTSPSSVSGGRWKVSVSPHVKSKETVARIMWTVVACLMPSLLLSAFLFGSRTLLLSAVSVASCVAVEAVTEKLLGRPITIRDGSAVLTGVLIAFVIPPGVSYLLPVLAAVMAIYIGKQIFGGIGYNIFNPALLARAFLLASFPVAMTSAWLPPLHDFSPFATLAGSVDAVTSATPLAVIKEQGMAAFVHMFGSGWETYGSFFLGWRPGCIGETSGLLLVLGGLYLFYRGYITWHIPVSMLATIALLSWIFGGPTLCSGDPLLAVLNGGALLGAIYMANDYVTSPSQKRAQVLYGIGIGALTVLIRQKGGYPEGVCYAILLMNALSPVLDGWFKPVRFAPPQGDAQ; encoded by the coding sequence ATTTCCACATCTCCGTCATCCGTATCGGGAGGCCGGTGGAAAGTCTCTGTTTCACCCCATGTCAAAAGCAAGGAGACCGTTGCCAGAATTATGTGGACGGTGGTCGCCTGCCTTATGCCCTCCCTGCTGCTTTCCGCCTTCCTCTTCGGCAGCCGCACCCTGCTGCTTTCCGCTGTTTCCGTGGCCAGTTGCGTGGCCGTGGAGGCGGTGACCGAGAAACTGCTCGGAAGGCCGATCACCATCCGCGACGGCAGCGCCGTGCTCACCGGCGTCCTGATCGCCTTTGTCATTCCGCCGGGCGTCTCTTACCTGCTGCCGGTGCTGGCGGCGGTAATGGCGATCTACATCGGCAAGCAGATCTTTGGCGGCATCGGCTACAACATCTTCAACCCGGCGCTTCTGGCCCGGGCCTTTCTTCTGGCGAGCTTTCCGGTGGCCATGACCTCGGCCTGGTTGCCGCCGCTGCACGATTTTTCCCCCTTCGCGACCTTGGCCGGCTCGGTGGATGCGGTGACTTCCGCCACCCCCCTGGCGGTGATCAAGGAACAGGGAATGGCCGCTTTCGTCCACATGTTCGGCTCGGGATGGGAAACCTACGGTTCCTTTTTCCTCGGCTGGCGCCCCGGCTGTATCGGCGAGACCTCGGGCCTGCTTCTGGTCCTCGGCGGCCTCTACCTGTTCTATCGCGGTTATATCACCTGGCATATTCCGGTTTCGATGCTGGCGACCATCGCCCTGTTGAGTTGGATCTTCGGCGGCCCGACCCTCTGTAGCGGCGACCCGCTCCTGGCGGTGCTCAACGGCGGCGCCCTGCTTGGTGCCATCTACATGGCCAACGACTATGTGACCAGCCCGTCGCAGAAACGCGCCCAGGTTCTCTACGGGATCGGCATAGGCGCCCTCACCGTGCTCATCCGTCAAAAAGGCGGTTATCCCGAAGGCGTCTGCTATGCCATTTTGTTGATGAATGCCCTCAGTCCGGTGCTGGACGGGTGGTTTAAGCCGGTGCGCTTCGCGCCTCCCCAGGGAGATGCGCAATGA
- a CDS encoding Fe-S cluster domain-containing protein codes for MDPALVKIAVAGLVLLGCIGLFFGIGLALAAHRFAVKNNPLIEKVKEVLPQAQCGGCGYAGCEGYAIAVVTDPEVPPNLCFPGKEPVARQVAELTGKKMAAVEDQVAVVRCSRTEGRVSHKHEYIGFASCTAANLAFGGPVQCQYACIGLGECVSACPFDAITMVDNLPVVDPDTCVGCGVCVRTCPKHILEVQTLKARVWVPCSTKDLGKNVKAVCEAGCIGCSLCVKVCPAQAVSHESGRIEIDHKACLAYGEACEEICVSKCPRNIFRHYQGPQVLSRAQETGLKMAG; via the coding sequence ATGGATCCTGCATTGGTTAAAATAGCCGTCGCCGGTCTGGTCCTGTTGGGCTGTATCGGTCTATTTTTCGGAATCGGCCTGGCCCTGGCCGCCCATAGATTTGCGGTCAAAAACAATCCGCTGATCGAGAAGGTTAAGGAGGTGCTGCCCCAGGCGCAGTGCGGCGGTTGCGGCTATGCCGGCTGTGAGGGCTACGCCATCGCCGTGGTCACCGATCCCGAGGTACCGCCCAATCTCTGTTTTCCCGGCAAGGAACCGGTCGCCCGACAGGTTGCCGAGTTGACCGGGAAGAAGATGGCCGCCGTGGAAGACCAGGTGGCCGTTGTCCGCTGTTCGCGCACCGAAGGGCGGGTGAGTCACAAGCACGAATATATCGGCTTTGCCTCCTGCACCGCCGCCAACCTGGCCTTTGGCGGGCCGGTACAATGCCAGTACGCCTGTATCGGTCTGGGCGAGTGTGTTTCGGCCTGTCCCTTTGACGCCATCACCATGGTCGACAACCTGCCAGTGGTCGACCCGGATACCTGCGTCGGCTGCGGCGTCTGTGTACGGACCTGCCCCAAACATATTCTGGAGGTCCAGACCCTCAAGGCCAGGGTATGGGTGCCCTGTTCCACCAAGGATCTGGGGAAAAACGTCAAGGCTGTGTGCGAGGCTGGGTGCATCGGCTGCAGCCTGTGCGTCAAGGTCTGCCCGGCCCAGGCGGTCAGCCATGAGAGCGGCCGCATTGAGATCGATCACAAGGCCTGTCTGGCCTATGGGGAGGCATGCGAGGAAATCTGCGTCAGCAAATGCCCCCGGAATATTTTTCGCCACTACCAGGGGCCGCAGGTGCTCAGCCGAGCCCAGGAAACTGGTCTGAAAATGGCCGGCTAA
- a CDS encoding Rnf-Nqr domain containing protein, with translation MTGKKLFHVGLFDHLRHCLPLLLLLALMLPTLASAAELIVGQRFEGSSAIVLDLASPLDPAVLADPGHYTVHAESDPDIKLAVDRVQVAADKRSVTLGFAEPLNTTKTFVVTARELSPGVIARCSVAKPYLGYLFSILLSALLVNNFVFTKYLGLCVFFGTSKKKSTAKGMGVVFTLVMVVSASMSWVFHRFILVPFHLDFLQIVVFIGLVSLTVQAVDTILRKVNPILFQSFGVFLVLVIANCVIIAVPLLMASNDYSYPETFMLSLGAGGGFLLALYLMSSVRERLDLANIPPSFRGLPIAFIVAGQFAMAFLGFSGLQIF, from the coding sequence ATGACCGGGAAAAAACTGTTCCATGTCGGCCTGTTCGACCACTTGCGCCATTGCCTGCCGCTCCTGTTGCTCCTGGCCCTGATGCTGCCGACCCTGGCATCGGCGGCCGAGCTGATTGTCGGCCAACGCTTCGAGGGCAGCTCGGCCATCGTCCTCGATCTGGCCAGTCCGCTCGATCCGGCAGTGCTTGCCGATCCTGGCCATTACACGGTGCACGCCGAGAGTGATCCGGATATCAAGCTGGCCGTTGACCGGGTCCAGGTCGCGGCGGACAAACGCAGTGTGACCCTCGGTTTTGCCGAGCCGCTCAACACCACCAAGACCTTTGTGGTCACCGCCCGGGAGCTGAGTCCCGGTGTCATTGCCCGCTGCAGCGTGGCCAAGCCCTATCTGGGCTATCTGTTCTCCATTTTGCTTTCGGCGCTTTTGGTCAACAATTTCGTGTTCACCAAGTACCTCGGGCTGTGCGTATTTTTCGGCACATCCAAGAAAAAGAGCACGGCCAAGGGCATGGGCGTGGTGTTCACTCTCGTCATGGTGGTCTCCGCCTCCATGAGTTGGGTTTTTCACCGGTTTATTCTCGTTCCCTTTCACCTCGACTTTCTCCAGATCGTGGTGTTCATCGGCCTGGTTTCCCTCACGGTCCAGGCGGTGGATACCATCCTGCGCAAGGTCAATCCCATTTTATTCCAGTCCTTTGGCGTCTTTCTGGTGCTGGTGATCGCCAACTGCGTGATCATTGCAGTGCCCCTGCTCATGGCCAGCAACGACTACTCCTATCCCGAGACCTTTATGTTGTCGCTGGGGGCCGGCGGGGGGTTCCTGCTCGCGCTCTATCTGATGAGTTCGGTCAGGGAACGGCTTGATCTGGCCAACATCCCTCCCAGTTTCAGAGGGCTGCCCATTGCCTTCATTGTGGCGGGCCAGTTCGCCATGGCCTTTCTCGGCTTTTCCGGCCTGCAGATCTTCTAA
- a CDS encoding MFS transporter produces the protein MHPRYSPKQVHRRLPIGVWGLGLVSMFMDISSELVHSLLPIFMATVLGTSMVTIGLIEGFAEGTAALSKVCSGVISDFCQKRKFLVVVGYALSAVTKMIFPLATTIGWVFGARFVDRIGKGIRDAPRDALLADITPVDLRGSAYGLRQALDSVGAFIGPLLVVLVMHWLTTDIRTILWIAFAPACIAVLLLVIMVREPQSMPRVADTQKRLTLMDSKRLPMQFWLVVVLGAVFTLARFSEAFLILRGQDLGLALSSIPVIMIVMNVAYSLFAYPAGAAADRHSARALLVFGLAILVLADIILALAASPWVAFIGAAFWGLHMAFTQGLLSKLVADAAPSDLRGTAFGVFNLVSGGAVLLASLIAGSLWSAFGASATFLAGGLFALLAALGLLCYHPPQTPSL, from the coding sequence ATGCACCCAAGGTATTCCCCCAAACAGGTTCATCGCAGATTGCCCATAGGTGTCTGGGGGCTTGGATTAGTCTCCATGTTTATGGACATCTCCTCCGAACTCGTTCATAGCCTCTTGCCAATATTCATGGCAACAGTGCTCGGTACATCCATGGTGACGATTGGCCTCATCGAAGGCTTTGCCGAGGGAACTGCAGCTCTTTCCAAGGTATGTTCCGGAGTAATCAGCGATTTTTGCCAAAAGCGTAAGTTTCTTGTTGTCGTTGGATACGCACTCAGTGCCGTCACCAAAATGATATTTCCACTGGCAACGACAATTGGCTGGGTATTCGGAGCACGCTTTGTCGATCGAATCGGCAAAGGTATTCGTGATGCGCCACGCGACGCGCTGCTTGCTGATATTACACCAGTCGATCTTCGCGGGTCTGCCTATGGGTTGCGCCAAGCTCTCGATTCTGTTGGCGCCTTTATCGGGCCACTCCTCGTTGTACTCGTCATGCACTGGCTCACAACCGATATCAGAACAATTTTATGGATAGCGTTTGCCCCGGCATGCATTGCCGTTCTTCTTCTGGTTATCATGGTGCGTGAACCTCAATCCATGCCCCGGGTTGCTGATACTCAAAAACGGCTGACATTGATGGACAGCAAGCGATTGCCTATGCAGTTTTGGCTGGTTGTCGTCCTTGGTGCAGTCTTCACGCTTGCCCGATTTAGCGAGGCCTTTCTGATTCTTCGAGGTCAGGATCTAGGACTTGCCCTGAGCTCCATCCCCGTAATCATGATCGTGATGAATGTCGCTTACTCCCTGTTTGCCTATCCAGCGGGTGCGGCAGCGGATCGACATTCAGCCAGAGCCCTTCTTGTGTTTGGCCTGGCAATACTTGTTCTTGCCGACATTATCTTGGCGCTGGCAGCATCTCCATGGGTTGCATTTATCGGTGCGGCTTTCTGGGGCCTCCACATGGCGTTCACCCAAGGATTGTTGTCAAAGCTGGTAGCAGATGCCGCCCCGTCCGATCTTCGCGGCACAGCCTTCGGCGTGTTTAATCTTGTCAGTGGGGGAGCGGTCCTTCTCGCGAGCTTGATTGCGGGATCTTTATGGAGCGCATTCGGCGCCTCGGCCACATTTCTGGCGGGAGGCTTGTTCGCACTACTCGCGGCATTAGGATTGCTCTGTTACCATCCTCCCCAAACACCTTCCCTGTGA
- a CDS encoding FMN-binding protein → MKDILTIIVRLTLSCLIAGLVMGGAYIVTDKAKKQNEYAREQQTVYTLLGYSDKNPVPAPLALSEIYRYVVDRHGTQSIGYLVPDKAGQYLFVNIDLDGHFLSRTAVALGKDQAHVAEERTRAILAAIGVAELHLGEEITVVTSQGKRVSYLLTGRFPGFKTFIRVMLALDTDFNIFGLEILEHEEDPGLGGEIEKKYFRNQFTNKSFATLKHLQVVKAPLPEEYRRALTGGLNRKETAAIMRKYKDTDIYALTGATISSRHMTEGVRSVVENFAYRVHILDRVLAEQGIVVSF, encoded by the coding sequence ATGAAAGACATTCTGACCATCATCGTCCGTCTGACCCTTTCCTGCCTCATTGCCGGCCTGGTCATGGGCGGGGCCTATATCGTCACCGATAAGGCGAAAAAGCAAAACGAATATGCCCGTGAACAGCAAACCGTCTATACCCTGCTCGGCTATTCGGACAAAAATCCGGTCCCGGCCCCGCTGGCCTTAAGCGAAATCTACCGTTATGTGGTCGATCGCCACGGCACCCAGAGCATCGGCTACCTCGTGCCCGACAAGGCCGGCCAGTACCTCTTTGTCAACATCGATCTGGATGGCCATTTCCTCAGCCGGACGGCGGTTGCCTTGGGCAAGGATCAGGCCCATGTGGCGGAGGAACGCACCAGGGCCATCCTGGCGGCAATCGGGGTCGCCGAACTGCACCTGGGAGAGGAAATCACCGTGGTCACCAGCCAGGGCAAGCGGGTTTCCTATCTGCTCACCGGTCGCTTTCCCGGATTCAAGACCTTTATCAGGGTGATGCTCGCCCTGGATACGGATTTCAACATTTTCGGCCTGGAAATCCTGGAACACGAGGAAGACCCCGGGCTTGGCGGGGAGATCGAGAAAAAATACTTCCGCAACCAGTTCACCAACAAGTCCTTTGCCACCCTGAAGCACCTGCAGGTGGTCAAGGCGCCGCTTCCCGAGGAATACCGGCGTGCCCTGACCGGGGGCCTGAACCGCAAGGAGACGGCAGCTATCATGCGCAAGTACAAGGATACCGATATTTATGCCCTCACCGGAGCCACCATTTCCAGCCGTCACATGACCGAGGGGGTCAGGTCGGTGGTCGAGAACTTCGCCTATCGCGTCCATATTCTCGACCGGGTTTTGGCCGAACAGGGGATTGTGGTCTCGTTTTAA